A DNA window from Massilia putida contains the following coding sequences:
- a CDS encoding isochorismatase family protein — MSAIHLDERDALLVIDMQVDFLPGGALGVAGGHEVVAPINHLIELYRVQGLPIFASRDWHLHDHCSFQAQGGPWPPHCVAGTPGAEFAAELALPDDAIVISKAATKAIDAYSAFAGTDLVAQLRARGVERVTVVGLATDYCVLNTVTDALEEGFTTLVVPEAMRAVDVQPGDGRRALDRMVARGAVPVRLGQFGMVALSVA, encoded by the coding sequence ATGAGTGCGATCCACCTCGACGAGCGCGACGCCTTGCTCGTGATCGACATGCAGGTCGACTTCCTGCCCGGCGGCGCGCTGGGCGTGGCCGGCGGCCATGAAGTCGTGGCGCCCATCAACCACCTGATCGAGCTGTATCGCGTGCAGGGCCTGCCCATCTTCGCATCGCGCGACTGGCACCTGCACGACCATTGCTCGTTCCAGGCGCAGGGCGGACCGTGGCCGCCGCACTGCGTGGCCGGGACGCCCGGCGCCGAGTTCGCGGCCGAACTGGCCCTGCCGGACGACGCCATCGTCATCTCGAAAGCGGCGACAAAGGCGATCGACGCCTATTCCGCATTCGCCGGCACCGACCTGGTCGCGCAGCTGCGCGCGCGGGGCGTGGAGCGCGTGACCGTGGTCGGTCTCGCCACCGATTACTGCGTGCTGAACACCGTCACCGATGCGCTGGAAGAAGGCTTCACGACGCTGGTCGTGCCGGAAGCCATGCGCGCCGTGGACGTGCAGCCGGGCGACGGCCGCCGCGCCCTCGACCGCATGGTCGCGCGCGGGGCCGTGCCGGTGCGGCTCGGCCAGTTCGGCATGGTGGCGCTGTCCGTCGCCTGA
- a CDS encoding pyridoxal phosphate-dependent aminotransferase: MKISARIASSRPLATTAMHGRVETLRSEGHSVIDFSIAISHFPAPRPVLDAVAAAIEHQRIMPYTSVVGALDVRARLAAKLKAENGIEAHPDEIIVTNGAKQGLYEALYTMSDPGDTVLVFKPHWPAYVATSQLLGLRPILVDLPDEITPALLEGLGTPDIVIINNPHNPTGKVYTRRELEHLRAWVERIGARVIVDESYEHLIFDGGHVSLAALCDWRKTGVVTLFSASQSYAMMGWRVGFALAPAEVVDAMQTLQGPITAAAGHLSQVALEVAFATGAPRAMMADYRERRDLAVRLFAEVPWIVMHAPASGPYLWGDVRSLTLDTVAFAEALLEEQRVAVMPGEALGVPGYIRLGYISDDVATLREGIRRIIEFGDAFAAHNAADRR, from the coding sequence ATGAAAATTTCAGCCCGGATCGCTTCATCCCGTCCCCTCGCCACCACCGCGATGCACGGCCGCGTGGAAACGCTGCGCAGCGAGGGCCATTCCGTGATCGACTTCTCGATCGCGATCTCGCACTTCCCCGCCCCCCGCCCCGTGCTGGACGCGGTGGCCGCCGCCATCGAGCACCAGCGCATCATGCCCTACACGAGCGTCGTCGGCGCCCTCGACGTGCGCGCGCGGCTGGCCGCCAAGCTGAAGGCGGAAAACGGCATCGAGGCGCATCCCGACGAGATCATCGTCACCAACGGCGCCAAGCAGGGACTGTACGAGGCGTTGTATACGATGAGCGATCCGGGCGATACCGTCCTCGTGTTCAAGCCGCATTGGCCGGCTTATGTTGCTACGTCACAACTACTCGGCCTGCGCCCGATCCTGGTCGATCTGCCCGACGAAATCACCCCGGCGCTGCTGGAGGGCCTGGGCACGCCCGACATCGTCATCATCAATAACCCGCACAATCCCACCGGCAAGGTGTACACTCGCCGGGAACTGGAACACCTTCGTGCTTGGGTGGAGCGCATCGGGGCCCGGGTGATCGTGGACGAAAGCTACGAACACCTGATCTTCGATGGCGGACACGTCAGCCTGGCGGCATTGTGCGACTGGCGGAAAACGGGCGTGGTAACGCTGTTTTCGGCATCGCAGAGTTATGCCATGATGGGCTGGCGCGTCGGCTTCGCGCTGGCGCCCGCCGAAGTGGTCGATGCGATGCAGACGCTGCAAGGCCCCATCACGGCCGCCGCTGGGCATTTGTCGCAAGTCGCTCTCGAGGTCGCATTCGCGACCGGCGCGCCACGTGCGATGATGGCGGACTACCGTGAGCGGCGCGATCTGGCGGTGCGGCTGTTTGCCGAGGTCCCCTGGATCGTCATGCATGCGCCGGCCTCCGGTCCGTACCTGTGGGGAGACGTGCGCAGCCTGACGCTGGACACGGTCGCCTTTGCCGAAGCGCTGCTTGAGGAACAGAGAGTGGCCGTCATGCCTGGTGAAGCGCTGGGCGTGCCGGGCTATATCCGACTCGGCTATATTTCGGACGACGTGGCGACCCTGCGCGAAGGCATCCGCAGGATAATCGAATTTGGTGATGCGTTTGCTGCCCACAATGCGGCAGATAGAAGATAG
- a CDS encoding hybrid sensor histidine kinase/response regulator has protein sequence MTSGLSRFRLNSLRSRLMLLVALAITPLAVMTILSGIREREHAIKASEENLRRLTGMAAANEAQSIEGARQILVDLASVPDLMGDTAKCTSLLSDVLDRNEGFVNFGLIQLNGDVTCSAVPLLHPVNLGDRSHFRRAISERRFIAGDYVFGRVIKKHTINLTYPVIDRSGKVLAVVFAAMDLEGLDTFINDINLPPGSVLATTDARGTIISRRPDPERFFGTKMSPAMLDAMNTAGQRAVTIRGDDGIERLHTFARVGAPALTDYTVTIGIPTETILSAARHDQIMSLLGLAATTLLAMLAAWLVGDVLIVQRVRKLMGTAERIAAGDLEARSGIAYGHEEIGNLAQALDRMAAALQKKETARSLAERELRAADQRKDEFLAMLAHELRNPLAPISTGAHLLKLLHSDNAQITQTCSIIVRQVDHMTSLVDDLLDVSRVTRGLVSLSTQVLDFKRVVDDAAEQIRPLIAARRHRVVIELPPLPAYVKGDHKRLVQVCANLLNNATKYTPEGGTIQLRLDADGDDYVLTVADDGIGMEPTLVERVFDLFTQAERTPDRSQGGLGLGLALVKSLVELHGGQVKAYSPGLGKGSTFTVRLPRYTQDVVLAPAPVVGEQEEGDGGVPLRILLVDDNVDAVHTLQLFLRSGGHRVEVAYSATDALELAKSFVPEVCLLDIGLPDFDGNELARRLRLLPQATGSTLIAMTGYGRQQDRDASMAAGFDHYLVKPVNTTQLADILAAAAEANIRR, from the coding sequence ATGACATCTGGCTTGAGCCGCTTCCGGCTGAACAGCCTGCGCAGCCGGCTCATGTTGCTGGTTGCGCTGGCGATCACACCGCTGGCGGTAATGACGATCCTGTCCGGGATCCGCGAACGTGAACATGCCATCAAGGCATCGGAAGAAAACCTGCGCCGCCTGACGGGCATGGCGGCCGCCAACGAAGCCCAGTCGATCGAGGGCGCGCGCCAGATCCTCGTCGACCTGGCCAGCGTCCCCGACCTGATGGGCGACACCGCCAAGTGCACGTCGCTGCTGTCCGACGTCCTCGACCGCAACGAGGGTTTCGTCAACTTCGGCCTCATCCAGCTCAACGGCGACGTCACCTGCAGCGCCGTGCCGCTGCTACATCCCGTCAACCTGGGCGACCGCAGCCACTTCCGCCGCGCCATCTCGGAACGCCGCTTCATCGCCGGCGACTACGTGTTCGGCCGCGTCATCAAGAAGCACACGATCAACCTCACCTACCCCGTCATCGACCGCAGCGGGAAAGTCCTGGCCGTCGTGTTCGCGGCGATGGACCTGGAAGGCCTGGACACCTTCATCAACGACATCAACCTGCCGCCCGGCTCCGTGCTGGCGACGACGGACGCGCGTGGCACCATCATCTCGCGCCGCCCCGATCCCGAACGGTTCTTCGGCACCAAGATGTCACCCGCCATGCTCGACGCGATGAACACGGCCGGCCAGCGCGCCGTGACGATCCGCGGCGACGACGGCATCGAGCGCCTGCACACGTTCGCCCGCGTGGGCGCGCCCGCGCTGACCGACTACACGGTCACCATCGGCATTCCCACCGAGACGATCCTGTCGGCCGCGCGCCACGACCAGATCATGTCGCTGCTCGGCCTCGCGGCGACCACCTTGCTTGCGATGCTGGCCGCATGGCTCGTCGGCGACGTCCTGATCGTCCAGCGCGTGCGCAAGCTGATGGGCACCGCCGAGCGCATCGCCGCCGGCGACCTGGAAGCGCGCTCCGGCATCGCCTACGGCCACGAAGAGATCGGCAACCTGGCGCAGGCCCTCGACCGCATGGCCGCCGCGCTGCAGAAGAAGGAGACGGCCCGCTCGCTGGCCGAACGCGAACTGCGCGCCGCCGACCAGAGGAAGGACGAATTCCTGGCGATGCTCGCGCACGAGCTGCGCAACCCGCTGGCGCCGATCAGCACCGGCGCCCACCTGCTCAAGCTCCTGCACTCCGATAACGCCCAGATCACGCAGACCTGTTCCATCATCGTGCGCCAGGTCGACCACATGACGAGCCTCGTCGACGACCTGCTGGACGTGTCGCGCGTGACGCGCGGCCTCGTCTCGCTGTCGACCCAGGTGCTGGACTTCAAGCGCGTCGTCGACGACGCGGCCGAGCAGATCCGCCCGCTGATCGCGGCGCGCCGCCACCGCGTGGTGATCGAGCTGCCGCCCCTGCCCGCTTACGTCAAGGGCGACCACAAGCGGCTCGTGCAGGTGTGCGCGAACCTGCTCAACAACGCCACCAAGTACACGCCGGAAGGCGGCACCATCCAGCTGCGCCTGGACGCCGACGGCGACGACTACGTGCTGACGGTCGCCGACGACGGCATCGGCATGGAGCCGACCCTCGTCGAGCGCGTGTTCGACCTGTTCACCCAGGCCGAGCGCACGCCGGACCGCTCGCAGGGCGGCCTCGGTCTCGGCCTGGCGCTCGTGAAGAGCCTCGTCGAACTGCATGGCGGACAAGTGAAGGCGTACAGCCCGGGCCTCGGCAAGGGCTCGACGTTCACCGTGCGCCTGCCCCGCTACACGCAGGACGTCGTGCTGGCGCCGGCGCCCGTCGTCGGCGAACAGGAGGAGGGCGATGGCGGCGTGCCGCTGCGCATCCTGCTCGTGGACGACAACGTCGACGCCGTGCACACGCTGCAGCTGTTCCTGCGCTCCGGCGGCCACCGCGTGGAAGTCGCCTACTCCGCCACCGACGCGCTGGAACTGGCGAAGAGCTTCGTGCCGGAAGTCTGCCTGCTCGACATCGGCCTGCCCGACTTCGACGGCAACGAACTGGCGCGCCGCCTGCGCCTGCTGCCGCAGGCCACCGGCTCCACGCTGATCGCGATGACCGGCTACGGTCGCCAGCAGGACCGCGACGCGTCGATGGCGGCCGGATTCGACCACTATCTCGTCAAGCCGGTGAACACGACGCAATTGGCGGATATCCTGGCCGCCGCCGCGGAAGCGAACATCCGGCGCTGA